Proteins from a genomic interval of Halomonas alkaliantarctica:
- a CDS encoding DnaJ C-terminal domain-containing protein, with amino-acid sequence MEFKDYYQVLGVAKTATTEEIKKSYRKLARKLHPDVSKEPDAEQRMQEVNEAKAVLLDPEKRLAYDQLAQQYRSGQDFQPPPDWDSGFEYSGRGFEEADLGEFSDFFANLFGQGSRPGRGSRRYQMRGEDRHAKITIGLEDAFHGASRTITLQVPQMDAQGRVSSLEHTLNVRIPKGVKAGQHIRLSGQGSPGIGGGPSGDLYLEIHFASDSRYRVEDRDVYQKVPVTPWEAALGASIETPTPSGLVKLKVPAGSQSGRRLRLKGRGIPGQEPGDLYIELEVVLPPANTDKARELYKTMADELAFNPRQSRGG; translated from the coding sequence GTGGAATTCAAAGATTACTATCAAGTGCTCGGGGTGGCGAAAACGGCAACGACCGAGGAAATCAAGAAGTCCTACCGCAAGCTGGCGCGTAAGCTTCATCCTGATGTCAGCAAGGAGCCCGATGCTGAACAGCGCATGCAAGAGGTGAATGAGGCCAAGGCGGTGCTGTTAGATCCAGAGAAGCGCCTCGCCTATGACCAGCTTGCCCAACAGTATCGGTCAGGACAGGATTTCCAGCCGCCCCCTGATTGGGATTCAGGGTTCGAATACAGTGGACGCGGTTTCGAAGAGGCCGATCTCGGTGAGTTCAGCGACTTCTTTGCCAATCTGTTTGGTCAAGGCAGCAGGCCCGGGCGAGGGAGCCGCCGCTATCAAATGCGTGGGGAGGATCGCCATGCCAAGATCACTATTGGCTTGGAAGATGCTTTCCACGGTGCTAGTCGAACAATCACCTTGCAAGTACCGCAGATGGATGCCCAAGGACGTGTATCCTCTCTGGAACACACCCTCAATGTCCGCATACCGAAGGGCGTCAAGGCGGGCCAACATATTCGGCTGTCGGGACAGGGCAGCCCCGGTATTGGTGGTGGCCCATCGGGTGATCTCTATTTAGAAATTCACTTTGCATCCGATTCGCGTTATCGGGTCGAGGACCGCGATGTGTATCAAAAGGTGCCGGTGACACCGTGGGAGGCTGCGCTGGGAGCCAGTATCGAAACCCCGACTCCTTCTGGCTTGGTGAAACTAAAGGTGCCCGCAGGTTCACAGTCGGGTCGTCGATTGCGGTTGAAAGGGCGTGGCATCCCTGGGCAAGAGCCGGGCGATCTTTATATAGAACTAGAGGTGGTATTACCCCCGGCTAATACCGATAAGGCGCGAGAACTGTATAAAACCATGGCGGATGAACTAGCTTTCAATCCGCGCCAATCAAGGGGAGGCTAG
- a CDS encoding Bax inhibitor-1/YccA family protein, with the protein MAYNDLRTARPQSSGVANSVSTNKVLRNTYALLSMTLLFSAVTAGAAVALGIQQMNIFVFLIGAYGLMFLVHKTANSAAGLFSTFAFTGFMGFTLGPILSAYLALPNGGALIMNALAMTGLTFVGLSAIALTTKKDFGFLSNFIMAGAIVLVLAMLAGFFFNIPALSLMVSAGFVLFSSAVILYQTSEIIHRAGETNYILATVTLYVSIYNLFVSLLSILGIMSND; encoded by the coding sequence ATGGCTTACAACGATTTACGTACGGCGCGTCCTCAGTCGAGCGGCGTTGCCAACAGTGTTAGCACTAACAAGGTGTTGCGTAACACCTACGCGCTACTGTCAATGACGCTGCTGTTCTCAGCAGTCACAGCGGGTGCTGCTGTGGCCCTCGGTATCCAACAAATGAACATCTTTGTGTTCTTGATTGGTGCCTACGGCTTAATGTTCCTGGTTCACAAAACGGCGAACTCCGCGGCCGGCCTGTTTTCAACGTTCGCCTTTACCGGCTTTATGGGCTTTACGCTTGGGCCGATTCTCTCTGCCTACCTAGCCTTGCCTAACGGCGGTGCCTTGATTATGAACGCGCTGGCCATGACGGGGCTTACATTCGTTGGCCTTTCTGCAATAGCGCTAACCACTAAGAAAGACTTTGGCTTCTTAAGTAACTTTATTATGGCGGGGGCCATCGTGCTGGTTCTGGCCATGCTGGCTGGGTTCTTCTTTAACATCCCGGCACTTTCATTGATGGTGTCAGCTGGCTTTGTGCTGTTTTCTTCTGCGGTAATCTTGTACCAAACCAGTGAGATCATTCACCGCGCTGGCGAAACGAACTACATCCTCGCCACGGTGACGCTCTACGTATCCATCTACAACCTGTTTGTTAGCCTGTTGTCGATCTTGGGTATTATGAGCAACGATTGA
- a CDS encoding histone deacetylase family protein, giving the protein MITAYLTHPDCSLHHMGPEHPESPQRLEAIRARLSLAGLLQQTMQADAKEACEEALTRVHPLRHLRSLDKCLPTEGIVTLDSDTMMNPDSLQAARVAAGAVIRGVDQVFKRQADNVFCAVRPPGHHAEASDAMGFCFYNNIAVGAAHARAKYGAKRIAILDFDVHQCNGTIDIFKNDPEVLICTSFQYPFYPWRYLRSEWQNVVNTPLEVGTDGPEFRRIIENHWLPALHAFKPDLVMLSAGFDAHRDDPMGDICLEDEDFYWITHLAMEIATLYADNRIVSVLEGGYNPKSLASGVEAHLKALLGLPFAEVP; this is encoded by the coding sequence ATGATTACCGCCTACCTTACCCACCCAGACTGCTCATTGCACCATATGGGGCCGGAGCATCCTGAAAGCCCCCAGCGTCTGGAGGCCATTCGCGCTCGCCTATCGCTTGCTGGGTTATTACAGCAAACCATGCAGGCCGATGCCAAGGAAGCCTGCGAGGAGGCTCTTACCAGGGTACACCCCTTGCGCCACCTGCGCTCTCTGGATAAGTGTTTGCCTACCGAAGGTATCGTTACGTTAGATAGCGATACCATGATGAATCCTGACAGCCTGCAAGCCGCGCGGGTGGCAGCAGGAGCGGTGATTCGTGGGGTGGATCAAGTATTTAAGCGCCAGGCGGATAATGTCTTTTGTGCGGTAAGGCCGCCAGGCCACCATGCGGAAGCCAGCGATGCGATGGGGTTCTGTTTTTACAATAATATTGCCGTCGGTGCGGCCCATGCGCGAGCCAAATACGGTGCCAAACGTATCGCCATTTTGGATTTCGACGTGCATCAGTGCAATGGCACTATCGATATCTTTAAAAATGATCCCGAGGTTCTTATCTGCACCAGCTTCCAGTATCCATTTTACCCGTGGCGCTATTTGCGCAGCGAGTGGCAAAACGTGGTGAATACCCCGCTGGAAGTGGGTACCGATGGCCCAGAGTTCCGGCGTATTATCGAAAATCACTGGCTACCTGCCCTGCACGCTTTCAAACCTGACTTGGTGATGCTATCCGCAGGTTTCGACGCTCACCGTGATGACCCCATGGGTGATATCTGCCTAGAGGATGAAGACTTTTACTGGATTACCCACCTAGCCATGGAGATCGCCACCCTATACGCCGATAACCGCATTGTGTCGGTGCTTGAAGGCGGCTATAACCCAAAGTCGCTGGCGAGTGGCGTTGAAGCGCATCTGAAAGCGCTTTTGGGACTGCCTTTCGCTGAAGTTCCATAG
- a CDS encoding TusE/DsrC/DsvC family sulfur relay protein — protein MSEPKIYRYLDPSNKYPLDPEGYLVHQSEWDESVARLMAEEEGLTLTAEHWEVIEVVRAFYHRYEMAPAMRPLVKATKNALGEEKGRSIYLMQLFPGSPAKRIARLAGLPKPTNCL, from the coding sequence ATGTCCGAACCAAAAATATACCGTTATCTTGATCCTTCAAATAAGTATCCGCTAGACCCGGAGGGTTATCTTGTTCATCAGTCGGAATGGGACGAGTCCGTTGCTCGTTTAATGGCTGAAGAAGAGGGCTTAACGCTTACCGCTGAGCACTGGGAGGTCATCGAAGTCGTGCGAGCATTTTACCATCGCTATGAAATGGCACCGGCGATGCGGCCGCTTGTGAAAGCAACCAAAAACGCGCTGGGTGAAGAGAAAGGGCGCTCGATTTACCTGATGCAGCTCTTCCCAGGCAGCCCGGCAAAACGAATTGCTCGTCTGGCCGGCCTGCCGAAGCCTACCAACTGCCTATAG
- the tusB gene encoding sulfurtransferase complex subunit TusB: MILHILTKAPDSSASSQMQQAVGDQDAVLLIEEAVTAALDPSWAAWQQYQTRIFLLSEDLIARGLASIAEDNELPTLEIDGFVMLTEQYEKTVTWY, translated from the coding sequence ATGATTCTACACATCCTCACCAAAGCGCCTGATAGCAGTGCATCCTCTCAAATGCAGCAGGCGGTAGGCGATCAGGATGCCGTGCTGCTGATCGAAGAAGCGGTAACCGCTGCCCTTGATCCTTCCTGGGCAGCATGGCAGCAGTATCAGACGCGAATATTCCTGCTATCAGAAGACCTCATTGCCCGAGGGCTTGCCAGCATCGCCGAGGATAATGAGCTGCCCACGCTGGAGATCGACGGCTTTGTGATGCTCACCGAGCAGTATGAAAAGACAGTCACCTGGTACTAA
- a CDS encoding ion channel: MPVIQRLLRAFKAATLQISWTFLLLIVLAHMGTTWVLFSLVGEAVADSPTNWVYFYIVVSSTVGFGDFSPTTGAGKWIATLYLIPGGISLFAALIGKATVTLSNFWRLQMQGKGDFSHLSGHTLVLGWHGETTERILDILKADKSLPDEIVLCVIKEMSNPRPADLKFIKGESFSNAELLKRAGVESASRIIIYDTSDDRVATVALSAYSLKAKNAHIVAHCANPDTATMLRRTLPGIECTQALALEMLVRSASDAGISRVVNELLAVDRGATQYQTRLSQPPAGATFGDLFMQAKKVFNATVLGLTNSRDDSEGNMLNPATDRPLQDGDIVYYMANTRLSPQQLSELLTVEH; this comes from the coding sequence ATGCCTGTTATTCAGCGACTGCTCCGCGCATTTAAAGCGGCTACGCTACAAATTTCGTGGACATTTCTACTTCTGATTGTGCTCGCCCATATGGGCACCACCTGGGTGCTTTTTTCACTGGTCGGCGAAGCGGTGGCCGACTCACCTACCAATTGGGTTTATTTTTATATTGTCGTCTCCAGCACAGTGGGGTTCGGTGATTTCAGCCCGACAACCGGGGCGGGAAAATGGATAGCCACGCTCTATCTCATTCCAGGCGGTATATCACTGTTTGCTGCCTTAATCGGTAAAGCAACCGTCACACTTTCAAATTTTTGGAGACTGCAGATGCAAGGTAAAGGCGATTTCAGCCACTTATCCGGCCATACCCTCGTCCTTGGCTGGCACGGCGAAACCACAGAGCGCATTTTGGACATTCTCAAAGCTGATAAAAGCTTGCCAGATGAAATAGTGCTCTGCGTTATCAAAGAGATGAGCAACCCACGTCCGGCGGATTTAAAATTTATTAAAGGGGAGAGTTTCTCAAATGCTGAGCTTCTCAAGCGGGCTGGGGTTGAGAGCGCCAGCCGCATCATCATTTACGACACCAGCGATGACCGGGTTGCCACCGTCGCGCTGAGTGCCTACAGCCTTAAAGCTAAAAACGCCCATATCGTCGCTCACTGCGCCAATCCCGATACTGCAACCATGTTGCGGCGTACCTTGCCAGGCATAGAATGTACCCAAGCACTAGCGCTGGAAATGCTGGTACGCTCTGCGTCTGATGCAGGCATATCTCGGGTCGTCAACGAACTCCTTGCTGTTGATCGGGGCGCTACTCAATACCAAACCAGGTTAAGTCAGCCACCTGCCGGTGCCACCTTTGGCGACTTATTTATGCAAGCCAAAAAGGTCTTCAACGCCACCGTGCTCGGGCTTACCAATAGCCGCGATGACAGCGAAGGCAACATGCTCAACCCCGCCACTGATCGCCCACTGCAGGATGGCGACATTGTCTACTACATGGCCAATACGCGGCTTTCACCGCAGCAGCTGAGTGAGCTACTCACTGTGGAACATTAA
- a CDS encoding helix-turn-helix domain-containing protein: MTATTEEHAALRIASGSKPFVEPLRLGERLKQIRLANQWTLEEVSQRTGLARSTLSKIENDQVSPTFSVVQKLTTGLNIDLPQLLTPPKRERYTMGRRDLTRKGKGQLHPTPTYEHELLGHQLAQKRMIPFKTIVRARSFDEYHQWVRHDGEEFLMVLHGDILLYTEFYAPLVLAEGDSIYFDSDMGHALVSTSTDDAVVLSVCTRGDVD, translated from the coding sequence ATGACCGCTACGACTGAAGAGCATGCCGCGCTGCGTATTGCATCGGGAAGCAAACCCTTTGTGGAACCGTTGCGTTTAGGCGAGCGGCTCAAACAAATTCGCTTGGCTAATCAGTGGACGTTGGAAGAGGTTAGCCAGCGCACCGGGCTTGCCCGCTCCACGCTCTCTAAAATTGAGAACGACCAAGTCTCCCCCACCTTTAGCGTGGTGCAAAAACTCACCACTGGGCTCAACATCGATCTGCCACAATTGCTCACGCCCCCTAAACGGGAGCGTTACACAATGGGGCGGCGTGATTTGACCCGCAAAGGCAAAGGGCAGCTGCATCCCACGCCCACGTACGAACACGAATTACTGGGCCATCAGCTCGCCCAAAAACGTATGATTCCCTTTAAAACCATCGTAAGGGCACGCAGCTTTGACGAATATCACCAGTGGGTACGCCACGATGGTGAAGAGTTTTTGATGGTGCTGCACGGCGATATTCTGTTGTATACCGAATTTTACGCCCCGCTCGTGCTAGCCGAAGGCGACAGCATCTATTTTGATAGTGATATGGGCCACGCATTGGTATCCACCAGCACAGACGATGCCGTTGTTTTGTCAGTCTGTACGCGCGGTGATGTGGACTAA
- a CDS encoding chaperone modulator CbpM — protein MAQHRVVSGELIDEANLTLEDLARACSVETDWIVERIESGLLADSSPYVASWRFTSHDLTRARRMCRLERDFEAVPELAALAADIIEENQRLKNRLRAAGLLDE, from the coding sequence ATGGCTCAGCACCGTGTTGTTAGCGGCGAACTTATAGACGAGGCGAACTTAACCCTCGAAGATTTGGCTCGCGCCTGCTCGGTAGAAACCGACTGGATCGTTGAGCGAATCGAAAGCGGCCTATTGGCGGATAGCTCGCCTTATGTGGCGAGCTGGCGCTTTACAAGCCATGACCTGACTCGCGCCCGGCGGATGTGTCGGCTGGAACGTGACTTTGAGGCAGTTCCCGAGCTTGCAGCCCTGGCAGCTGACATTATTGAGGAGAACCAGCGCTTAAAGAACCGGTTGCGGGCAGCGGGTCTGCTGGATGAGTAG
- a CDS encoding bifunctional acetate--CoA ligase family protein/GNAT family N-acetyltransferase, protein MSIRNLDALFSPDTIALIGASNRPGSVGAVLARNLFEAGFAGPILTVNPNERAIRSSLNYHTVSELPLVPDLAIIATPPDSVPELIRELGERGCRAAVVITAGFGEGERADGKALKQAMLEAAKPYLMRIVGPNCLGILLPHRGINASFAHIMPQKGDIAFVTQSGAVATSILDWASARGIGFSHVVSLGSMSDVDFGDMLDYLALDPETRSILIYMEAVTEARKFLSAARMASRNKPVVVVKAGRSDAGAKAALSHTGALAGSDAVYEAAFRRAGMLRVNTLDELFQAAGTLATGIRVKGDRLAILTNGGGAGVLAVDELAERRGHLAELSDTTIKRLDALLPKAWSHANPVDILGDAPGHRYAGALEALLDERGADAILVMNCPAAVADSLDAAQSVVEALGERRPAVLTCWLGERAPADARQLFAAKCIPTYQTPEQAIGAFSHLSDYWRNQQALMETPPAVSDDIIIEKANAEAIIDSVLEDGRSVLTEPEAAAILSAYGIPTVAAIAVKTPEEASEAAEQLGFPVVVKILSRDISHKSDVGGVQLNLASPAAVTQAATDMLAAVRRVVPEARVDGFNVQPMIRRSGAYELILGVAEDSVFGPIILFGQGGTAAEIIGDRVIGLPPLNPLLAKEMIRTTRISRLLKGYRDRPAADLEAITLTLIKLSQLVCDLDRVAELDINPLLADASGVVALDARIVVRDAHDQRRPLAIRPYPQQLEHVIETRNGQRYALRPIRPEDEGALLDMLRSSSPADVRLRFFAAIQSVDHAFAARLTQIDYDREMAFVAMAPDKQEIVGVVRLSADPDKEKAEFAIMVRSDMKGTGLGYRLMQQLLDYARDSGILQLYADILRENHAMRQMADEFGFVTQPVKEDTDTVTVVLNL, encoded by the coding sequence ATGTCGATACGCAATCTTGATGCGCTGTTTTCTCCTGACACGATAGCGCTGATCGGTGCAAGCAATCGCCCTGGTTCAGTGGGGGCGGTGCTGGCGCGAAACCTCTTCGAGGCCGGTTTTGCAGGACCTATTCTGACCGTGAATCCAAACGAGCGGGCCATTCGCTCGTCGCTTAACTACCACACCGTAAGTGAATTGCCGCTGGTTCCTGATCTGGCCATTATCGCCACGCCGCCTGACAGTGTGCCGGAACTTATCCGTGAACTTGGGGAGCGAGGGTGTCGAGCAGCCGTGGTGATCACCGCTGGCTTCGGTGAAGGCGAGCGCGCCGATGGAAAGGCGCTCAAGCAAGCAATGCTGGAGGCAGCAAAGCCCTATTTGATGCGTATTGTCGGGCCTAATTGCCTGGGTATTCTGCTGCCGCACAGAGGGATCAACGCTAGTTTTGCGCATATCATGCCGCAAAAAGGAGACATTGCCTTCGTGACCCAGTCCGGCGCAGTAGCGACCTCAATTCTTGACTGGGCGTCGGCGCGGGGCATCGGCTTTTCGCACGTAGTCTCCCTTGGCTCGATGAGCGATGTCGATTTTGGAGACATGCTCGACTACCTGGCGCTTGACCCGGAAACGCGCTCCATCCTGATCTATATGGAGGCCGTGACCGAGGCACGCAAGTTCCTATCGGCTGCCCGTATGGCCTCGCGTAACAAGCCCGTGGTGGTGGTCAAGGCAGGGCGCAGCGATGCGGGCGCCAAGGCCGCGCTTTCACACACTGGGGCGCTAGCCGGCTCTGATGCTGTTTACGAGGCTGCGTTCCGGCGTGCGGGGATGCTACGGGTCAATACCCTCGATGAACTGTTCCAAGCCGCAGGCACACTGGCGACCGGCATTCGTGTAAAAGGGGACCGGCTGGCCATCCTTACCAACGGTGGAGGAGCCGGTGTGCTAGCGGTCGATGAGCTAGCTGAACGGCGGGGTCACCTGGCAGAGCTTTCTGACACGACGATTAAGCGGCTGGATGCTTTGCTGCCCAAAGCCTGGTCCCATGCCAATCCGGTCGATATCCTCGGCGATGCACCCGGCCATCGTTACGCAGGCGCACTTGAAGCGTTACTCGATGAGCGTGGAGCAGATGCGATTTTGGTGATGAACTGCCCCGCGGCGGTTGCCGATAGCCTTGACGCTGCCCAGTCCGTGGTCGAGGCGTTGGGCGAGCGACGACCAGCGGTGTTGACTTGCTGGCTAGGTGAAAGGGCGCCTGCCGATGCCCGCCAGCTGTTTGCCGCGAAGTGCATCCCCACGTATCAAACGCCGGAGCAGGCCATCGGGGCCTTTTCACACTTGTCGGACTACTGGCGTAATCAGCAAGCGTTGATGGAGACGCCGCCAGCTGTTTCTGACGATATCATCATCGAAAAAGCCAACGCGGAAGCCATCATCGATAGTGTGCTCGAGGATGGCCGTAGCGTACTGACCGAGCCGGAAGCAGCGGCAATACTGTCGGCTTATGGTATTCCAACCGTAGCGGCGATTGCGGTGAAGACGCCTGAGGAAGCCAGCGAGGCGGCAGAGCAGTTGGGTTTTCCCGTGGTGGTGAAGATATTGTCGCGGGATATCTCGCACAAGTCGGATGTGGGGGGAGTGCAACTGAATCTTGCCTCACCCGCGGCGGTGACTCAGGCGGCTACGGATATGCTCGCTGCCGTTCGACGCGTCGTGCCGGAGGCGCGGGTCGATGGCTTCAATGTGCAGCCGATGATTCGCCGTTCTGGTGCGTATGAGCTAATTCTGGGCGTCGCTGAAGACAGCGTTTTTGGGCCGATCATTCTGTTTGGCCAGGGGGGCACGGCGGCGGAAATCATCGGCGACCGGGTCATCGGCCTCCCGCCGCTCAATCCTCTGCTGGCGAAGGAGATGATCCGTACGACACGTATCTCACGCTTGTTGAAGGGCTATCGAGATCGTCCTGCGGCCGACTTGGAAGCCATTACGCTTACGCTGATCAAACTGTCGCAATTGGTCTGCGATCTGGATCGTGTCGCCGAGCTCGACATTAATCCTTTATTGGCCGACGCCTCCGGCGTGGTCGCCCTGGATGCGCGTATTGTGGTCAGGGACGCCCACGACCAGCGTCGTCCGCTTGCTATTCGCCCTTACCCGCAGCAGCTCGAACACGTTATCGAAACCCGTAATGGCCAGCGTTATGCCTTGCGTCCCATACGCCCTGAAGACGAAGGCGCGCTGCTCGACATGCTTCGTTCCTCTTCGCCCGCCGATGTGAGACTTCGCTTCTTTGCCGCCATACAGAGTGTTGATCATGCTTTCGCGGCTCGGCTCACCCAGATCGACTATGACCGAGAAATGGCTTTCGTCGCGATGGCTCCTGACAAGCAGGAAATCGTCGGGGTGGTTCGACTGTCTGCTGATCCTGACAAGGAAAAAGCTGAGTTTGCGATTATGGTACGTAGCGATATGAAGGGAACGGGACTTGGCTATCGTCTTATGCAGCAACTACTCGACTATGCTCGGGATAGTGGCATTCTGCAGCTCTACGCCGATATTCTGCGAGAAAATCATGCCATGCGGCAAATGGCGGACGAGTTTGGCTTCGTCACCCAGCCAGTCAAAGAAGATACCGACACCGTGACGGTGGTGCTCAATCTGTAA
- the tusD gene encoding sulfurtransferase complex subunit TusD — MQYGLLVMGAPYSSPAPHSALRFSHAVLARGHQIEGVFFYHDGVHNASSLMAPPQDELNLREAWAELNQQHGVQLDVCIAAALRRGLMSESEAQRHGKQASNVASPFELTGLGQLLELQHRTDRLITFA, encoded by the coding sequence ATGCAGTACGGCTTATTGGTGATGGGGGCGCCGTATAGCAGCCCTGCGCCTCACTCTGCATTGCGTTTTTCCCATGCCGTTCTAGCGCGTGGGCATCAGATTGAGGGTGTTTTTTTCTATCACGACGGCGTTCATAATGCCTCTTCGTTGATGGCGCCCCCCCAGGATGAGCTCAATCTAAGAGAGGCCTGGGCTGAACTGAACCAGCAGCATGGGGTTCAGTTGGATGTCTGTATCGCCGCCGCGTTGCGGCGCGGATTGATGAGCGAATCAGAAGCTCAGCGACACGGCAAGCAGGCCTCTAATGTGGCCTCTCCTTTCGAGTTGACCGGACTAGGCCAACTGCTTGAGCTACAGCACCGCACTGATCGTCTGATCACGTTTGCTTAA
- the tusC gene encoding sulfurtransferase complex subunit TusC has protein sequence MATPDALLVIIRHAPHSSNWLREGLDAALVAAAFGQPVHLLFMGQGIMALLKEQGSGAPGQKATLPTIDMLEMYDIDKLWVAEGALEGMHLSADSLVEGVTPIADQEIPGLLQQHAKIFNF, from the coding sequence ATGGCAACACCTGATGCGCTATTAGTGATAATTCGCCACGCGCCTCACAGCTCAAACTGGTTACGTGAAGGATTAGATGCTGCCTTGGTGGCGGCTGCCTTTGGCCAGCCCGTGCATTTGCTGTTTATGGGGCAGGGTATAATGGCACTGCTGAAAGAGCAGGGCAGTGGCGCGCCGGGCCAAAAAGCCACGCTACCTACCATCGATATGTTGGAAATGTACGATATTGACAAGCTTTGGGTAGCCGAAGGGGCACTGGAAGGGATGCATCTATCCGCTGATTCTCTGGTAGAGGGCGTCACTCCAATAGCTGATCAGGAAATACCCGGGCTTTTGCAGCAACACGCTAAGATTTTTAACTTTTAG